Proteins encoded within one genomic window of Anas platyrhynchos isolate ZD024472 breed Pekin duck chromosome 28, IASCAAS_PekinDuck_T2T, whole genome shotgun sequence:
- the LOC106018108 gene encoding zona pellucida-binding protein 2 has product MLHTAQRGRMLHAPRFWVDPRAPGVLGAVGMLTLVLCSCSGQPASVPGHLPSSPSQEHKAGLVFIHMDSSLYSLPCSPKEMQVADPTYRWVREKADPQSLLVTEEGHLLFQHFQASDSGNYSCTISYMDHGLPVLQTFHYSIFGYHMPGGLETLLLFQSKLCEDEWTKRFLWDLHENLKQLETEQHCKLQFTTSSCFPSLNNPSDEFIIQVQLEVSFFGPNWDEHCKSQHVEIVTDCYRKTTQHNFEQVWLALTKFFKEHKSFHVTGAGISGIIFTNEFISFMETKHCNMGYGQTKQLQRCLDCCIVCPPGTFSPPKSLQCSSCPIGTYSTTYGVTFCTPCKDDMTTQVLGASSMSECVTERTEQAVSTIHRIPLLLLIILPPLLAINFLFFLSSCYWFQQEYWMPSPTASKKAGISRVTEMVTKFFRIPREGPKPGSPAADDNNTSLLDTSHLDTSTSQGSDEEHTHGASSPPSTPNFAALTDEGPAVLELEDNRNTP; this is encoded by the exons ATGCTCCACACTGCGCAGCGGGGCAGGATGCTCCACGCTCCACGCTTCTGGGTAGACCCTAGGGcacctggggtgctgggggctgtggggatgcTGACATTGGTGCTTTGTAGCTGCTCAG GGCAGCCGGCGTCCGTCCCTGGGCACcttccctccagccccagccaggaGCACAAAGCAG GCCTTGTCTTCATCCACATGGACAGCAGCCTGTATTCACTGCCCTGCAGCCCAAAGGAGATGCAGGTGGCTGATCCCACCTACCGCTGGGTGCGGGAAAAGGCAG ACCCCCAATCGCTCTTGGTCACTGAAGAAGGACATCTCCTGTTCCAGCACTTCCAGGCCAGTGACAGTGGGAACTACTCCTGCACCATATCCTACATGGACCACGGGCTCCCTGTGTTACAAACTTTTCACTACAGTATTTTTG GCTACCACATGCCTGGAGGCCTGGAGACTTTGCTGCTCTTCCAGAGCAAGCTCTGTGAGGATGAATGGACCAAAAGGTTCCTGTGGGATCTACACGAGAACCTGAAGCAGCTGGAGACTGAGCAGCACTGCAAGCTCCAGTTCACCACCAGCTCCTGCTTCCCCTCCCTCAACAACCCTTCGGACGAGTTCATCATCCAAGTACAGCTAGAAG TGTCCTTCTTCGGGCCCAACTGGGATGAGCACTGCAAATCCCAGCACGTGGAGATAGTCACAGACTGCTACCGCAAAACTACCCAGCACAACTTCGAACAG GTCTGGCTTGCCCTCACCAAGTTCTTTAAGGAGCACAAGTCCTTCCACGTCACCGGGGCTGGTATCTCCGGCATCATCTTCACCAACGAGTTTATCAGCTTCATGGAGACCAAGCATTGCAACATGGGCTACGGGCAGACCAAGCAGCTGCAGAGATGTCTCGACTGTTGCA TCGTGTGCCCACCTGGGACCTTCAGCCCTCCGAAGAGCCTGCAGTGTTCCTCGTGCCCTATTGGGACCTACAGCACGACCTACGGGGTGACGTTTTGCACTCCCTGCAAGGACGACATGACCACCCAGGTGCTGGGTGCCAGCTCCATGTCAGAGTGTGTCACAGAAAGGACCGAGCAAG CTGTCTCCACCATACACAGGATCCCGCTCCTGCTCCTTATCATCCTGCCACCGCTACTAGCCATcaactttctcttcttcct CAGCTCTTGCTACTGGTTCCAACAAGAGtactggatgccatctccaacgGCTTCCAAGAAGGCAGGAATCTCCAGGGTGACGGAGATGGTGACCAAGTTCTTTAGGATCCCCAGGGAGGGCCCCAAGCCTGGCTCTCCTGCTGCAGATGACAACAACACCAGCCTTCTGGACACCAGCCACCTGGACACCAGCACATCTCAGGGGAGTGACGAGGAGCACACGCATGGAGCATCCTCCCCTCCCAGTACCCCGAACTTCGCTGCTCTGACCGACGagggccctgctgtgctggaacTGGAGGACAACAGGAACACTCCTTGA